A stretch of DNA from Sander lucioperca isolate FBNREF2018 chromosome 8, SLUC_FBN_1.2, whole genome shotgun sequence:
taaatatatagctaccctagatggtattgccctggcctccagcactactgtcagaaatctaggagtcatttttgaccaggatctatcctttaacgcccacttaaaacaaacctcaagaacagcctttttccatcttcgtaacattgccaaaatcaggaacatcctctcgcaaaacgatgcagaaaaactagtccatgcattcgttacttcccggctggactactgtaattctttactgtcaggctgctcaaataagtccctcaagaccctccagctgatccagaatgctgcatcacgtgttctgacaagaactaacaaaagagatcacatttctcctgtattagcttctctgcattggcttcctgtaaaatccaggattgaatttaaaatccttctcctgacctacaaagcactaaatggtcaagcaccattatacatagaagagctcttagtaccttattgtcccactagagcactgcgttcccagaactcagagctacttgtggttcctagagtctctaaaagtagaatgggagccagagccttcagctaccaggctcctctcctgtggaaccagctcccaacttgggttcggggggctgacaccgtcgccacatttaagaataaactgaaaaccatcatctttgataaagcttatagttagggagtgaggagttgcagcatagtagagtagagtagagggaggcaggaagtacaagcccgttccggcaggggagagtacgagcccagtccagggcccctctctttagcctgcctctcttagttatgctattataactctagactgctgtgggaagctccttccaaggacacaatgagccgctccctcttctctctttcacttgtctccttttgtgtgcatcttaatcccagaaatgcctgttactaacctagctctggggggttttctccccggagtccctttgcttcttcttcacccagaacatcgccttggaattggcaCCTACACcagggtcctgggtgcagctgacgctatggacttactacaccctgctacgctctgcgattccccgcagtgtccgactgcgtcctgccgcgtccaaccgcgtccacccaggctgctgtgccacactacaccccgtaacgccctgctgcaccctactatgacatgaactactacgactaccattgtgatcactgcttcactatctttattatgactattattgccaccattcaccactcccccaactggtgccgtcagacaccgcctaccaagagtctgggtctgtccgaggtttcttcctaacaaaaaagggagtttttccttgccactgtcgcaatagctactgctaatgcttgctcttgaggcaaccactgtaatagttggggcttcgtaaactacagagtgtagtctagacctactctatctgtaaagtgtctcgagataactcttgttatgatttgatactataaataaaattgaattgaattgaattaatgttagctaatgtATTTTGTTAATGCAACCTAGTAAAATTTAAGACATTAAATATTACTGTAGTTATGCCTCATTTTGCTAGCCTGTTCACTTAAATTCTGGTTAAATGTTAGATGAATTCAACAATTAGGGTTCAGTGTTTTGTTCTGCCTACAACGATGAAGCATTGTGAATTTGTGTTAGCTCTAATGCTTTCTTCTGAATGGCTTCTTCTCCGTACGAATGTTGGCTGAGGCTAATGTTGGTATGAAAGTATTTAGAGCTATTTGCCATACTAAACTGATGGTAAGAACAAGGTTTCTTGTTtggaataaataaaattgatggCCAAAACATATAAAGCTATAATATTTTTACATCATCCATTATATTTGAGGTTAACAAAAAACCTCAGAAACAATCAGTTCTTGGAAACTACATGCATTGGGGTGTGTTACATACATGAAATTACAGTTCAACATTTATTCGGTCTGCAGTCACGGTTCATTATGTTTTCATTACAACAGTTAAAACAAggacatttaaaatattaaatttcttttaatttatttgaaataggctatataaataatCATGGGGTAGCTAATATCTCCAATATCAGAATCAtagaaacacaaactaaaattaaagctgcaagcagcgatggacgggccctcgcgcctctgcgcgtgTCGGGGTTATTGGCGGACGCCTCTCCTtgtgaccgtgcatttgcgcagcACTCAGAGACTgtaaatcgtcaccaatgaaaagggaactccctgccgagttcaacaatacctcacacaagactctacgtcatacagttcattagctgtgaaaatgggcgtggctaaattatagggggcggatcaaaccatcaccaattaaaaaggaagtctctgctgagttcattgatacctcacataagactctaccttaaacgggtcagcatttatgaaagggggtgtggcttaagcataggggggcgggccaaaccatcaccaatgaataaggaactctctgctgagtttaatgatacctcacacaagggtctaccttaaacggttcaaatgttatgaaatagggcatggcctgagtaagtgggcatggttatattatagggggcggctcagtatcacatgtagaccacacattctaagtttcatgtaaatcggatgatgtttgccATATAAGGCAGATtccctgttgccagcggggggcgctatgatcAAAAGTCAATTtgggcctgtagatgtcctcaggcttGCACCCAGGTCAAtcatgagaaatttcgggcagatacgacaacatACACtgaagttacaacaacttctttgttcatcgctaaacacgcACACACCGTTTgaagaaaagtttttcttttaataacttttcatctttaaggtgttgagatggtgcaaaccaagtttgaagtccgccggatgaaatctcaaggaggagttcgttaaagtatagcaccttgacttttaggcctacttcctgttgccactagggggcgctatgactttaagtaaatatcggcctttatttgtcctcagggttggactcttatgaatcctgaaaagtttcgagccagtcGGACagtgtacactcaagttacacccacttcctgtttcagcggcgaaacacacaaaatggccgccccgccacggccatgccctatgacgaaatttttttcttttaataacttttcatctttaacgtcttaagatggcacagaccaaatttgaagttgatcggatgaaatctctaggaggagttcgttaaagtacaacatgtggaaatggccaaaatcgcactaattttgaACTTTGAATTAAAAATGGCAGACTTCCTGTTAGGTCTAGGGTATGGCTCTAATGATGTTTtgtgtacgtcttgacatgctacatatgtgtaccaagttccgtgagtctacgttaaacgtactgcaggggctcaatttttttaagtttgtagggggcgctagcgagccatttttgtgcgcttattcccaaaacccttaaaatatgtaaattttcaccagacttgatgcgcccaccaattttggtgagtttgtgAATAtattaagcccctcaaaaaggtaattcatttgccgtaataataataattccttctgtttcaatagggccttcgccgctgtcggcactcgggccctaattttcattttatttgttgattttcaaTACCAAGTCAGGAATTTGAGCATATTCATACTACTATCATTGCATTATTTGAGGTCAATCTTTATCATTGTATTTCATTAGTCTTTGAATacatttgattatttttatgTTGGCTGAATATTTCTTTTCTCATCTACTTCAACTCTTATGTTAAGACTACACAATGTTTTTGTATATTAAAATGGTCACTATGTCAGATCAGGCAAATAAAGAGTCTGTTCTGAAAAGCCtaattaaagaaagaaaaatgacagACCTTTCCTCTGTTTCACAGTTCCACCTAGCAACACCTACATCATTCCTCATCAGCATGTTTACAGCTATGTGCTCCTATTGGTCCTGCCATAAAACATGTGTAATTTGTCATATTTGGCGAGAGAAGGCAAAAAACACTTCTCTTTTTGTTGGGACGTCATGGTACCCAAGACcttgaaaaaatgtatatagcCTCTACATTCTGTTGGCTTCCATGGTAAGTTGCTGAGTAAGGGGGCTCTctgagggggaggggggcacTCATTCTTTACATTTGGTCATGTATAAAAGGAAAGTGTTAAACACAACAGCACATCTACAGCCAACATGACCAACACCAGCATGAACATGAGGGGCAAGgtactttaaaaatgtttttgtaataagcagaaattattgtttacTAAATAAGATCACTAAATTCACCGTACTGCTTAATTTCTAACCATTACAATTTACTATTTACAGATCATCTTCTACGAGGAGAGGAACTTCCAGGGTCGCCACTATGAGTGCATGAGTGACTGCTCTGACATGTCCTCCTACATGAGCAGGTGCCAGTCCTGCAGGGTGGAGAGCGGCTGCTTCATGGTCTACGACCGTCCCAACTACATGGGAAACCAGTACTTCATGAAGAGGGGCGAGTACGCTGATTACATGAGCATGATGGGAATGAGAGACAGCATCAGGTCTTGCCGTATGATCCCCATGGTAGGTATAATGTGGCATCCGTGATACTATTATTCTACTACAGGTGACAACCAGCACAAAACTTGATATTAAGACATTCATTTGCTTTTGATTTCTCCAAAAAACAGCACAGAGGTCAGTTCAGGATGAAGATCTATGAGAGGGAGAACTTTGGTGGTCAGAGTTACGAGCTGATGGACGACTGTGACAACATCATGGACCGTTACCGTATGAATGACTGCCAGTCCTGCAACGTGATGGACGGCCACTGGCTGATGTACGAGCAGCCCCACTACAGAGGCAGGATGATGTACATGAGGCCCGGAGAGTACAGGAGCTTCAGGGACATGGGCATGAGTGGCATGAGGTGGATGAGCATGAGGCGTATCATGGACTCCTGCTACTAAATGTTCATTGAATGTGTCAAAtaccattaaataaataatgtctgTACTATTTCAACTTCTGTCAAGCTTATTGTCCAACTGCCACTATGAAATATTATGCGGtattatacaaaaatatatttgagttaTGAAATTAagtatatttgattttttttagacaGCAAGCAGCTGTTAGCAAGAACATTTTTATCCTAATATGTTTCTTTTGAACATCTGAATCACTGTTAATCCCAACAGACAAAGGCTTACCATTGATCTCGAAAGAAGGATAAATATTCAGGTGTATAACAATTAGTAAACTTTACATATAGGCTACggataattaaaaatgtaacaatgaAATCAAAATTAGACTGTTACATTTCAAATCaaggtaaaataaaatgattcatTACACTGTTGGCACATAATAGTCTGCTTGCAGATGTTGCTGATACATGCAAGTTACTCCTTTATTACAAAAGTGGTGGCTAAAATATTTACAGGTTTTAAACCCTAAGTGAGCACCTGCACATTGTATGAAACATGAAAGGCGCTTCAGACTTCTGATTTAGACCTATTATTGCAATCAACCCATGATGTAGCTAACTCTAGCCACTTAAGATAATTAGGGACCGTtgggtatttatggaatggaccaccggaggaaaataggggagggtcatgtctttttattctttgttgatgggagggtcatccaatttgttttagtctaggggggaggtcACCCATtgtttgtattcatgagaacagcaacatttcaaagtggcttgtttggtgcatatttatccatgcagctccatgtagctctcttagtctcggcccctatcgctagaagatgggtccctccttgtttagtcagccagacaatttgagctgtagctttagagaccgtgggatttcccaaactgaataaatcccgctcacacatataaacacaaaactgctttgctagctccattgTGTTGTAATCAttgacatctgctgaaaaaatattttattcattagcatgattgccgtactgtttagttcaaaaacatccaaaacaccgtacgaaaacatagcggaccagacgcaagcttttattttgaaaagtcgaagctcgCACTGCGGACAGCACCAGttgggagggcatgagacgggacgtCTCAAGGCTGCAGCcccagccatacccgactcaaatatcctttcggtcccggtgattatttgtgaaattgtgcaaacgacagccttttcaaggcatttgagaaggaaggagtggtagcatgcaagctccaaAAATTGACGCtcatctgagaaatggagttttggataatgttcagcttcggcagctttacctatgctaaaatatacaatgactgaggaaacctagtgacgagtccatagcaaccagtgttgaatttcttattacccagcgtcctttgctgaatggtctcaacgttttattgttttatttcatgtgaatactagtttactagaggagtaacttagtatttgaagtaatgcagtaatgcatgaagtgtgcatttagtttccatgcttattgtctttccacaacaatgttagtgagtaaatctactgaaatggccaccacaccataacagaggagtgggatgcgtaagatgagaatgcagaggtttagtcacatatgtcatatctgtaaaaaaaaaaaaaaaactatggaCATCTGTTaatctttgccaagcgcaaaccagtacagaagaattcaataaattgttttggaggattttcccttttttcctaatcattttggagggtcatccaaaatgtattgctggtgaaagGAGGGGCAGGTCTACTTTGACTAAAGTTCCCAAAACTTCTCCAGTGGCCCCTGAAATgaataatgaacagtcccttaacgttagctaatgtatTTTGTTAATGCAACCTTGTAAGATTTAAGACATTAAATATTACTGTAGTTATGCCTCTTTTTGCTAGTCTGTTCACTTAAATTCTGGTTAAATGTTAGATGAATTCAACAATTAGGGTTCAGTGTTTTGTTCTGCCTACAACGATGAAGCATTGTGAATTTGTGTTAGCTCTAATGCTTTCTTCTGAATGGCTTCTTCTCCGTACGAATGTTGGCTGAGGCTAATGTTGGTATGAAAGTATTTAGAGCTATTTGCCATACTAAACTGATGGTAAGAACAAGGTTTCTCGTTtggaataaataaaatcaatggCCAAAACATATAAAGCTataatatttttacattatccATTATATTTGAGGTTAACAAAAAACCTCTGAAACAAATCAGTTCTTGGAAACTACATGCATTGGGGGGGTGTTACATACATGAAATTACAGTTCAACATTTATTCGGTCTGCAGTCACGGTTCATTATGTTTTCATTACAACAGTTAAAACAAggacatttaaaatattaaatttcttttaatttatttgaaataggctatataaataatCATGGGGTAGCTAATATCTCCAATATCAGAATCATTTGTGTTTCACAAactaaaattaacatttttctgttgattttcAATACCAAGTCAGGAATCTGAGCATTTTCATACTACTATCATTACATTATTTGAGGTGAGTCTTTTTTAGTATTTCATTAGACTTTGAATACAATTTATTATTCTTATGTTAGCtgaatatttattttctcaTCTACTTCAACTCTTATGTTGAGACTACACAATGTTTTGTATATTAAAACGGTCA
This window harbors:
- the LOC116051882 gene encoding gamma-crystallin M3-like isoform X2 — encoded protein: MGKIIFYEERNFQGRHYECMSDCSDMSSYMSRCQSCRVESGCFMVYDRPNYMGNQYFMKRGEYADYMSMMGMRDSIRSCRMIPMHRGQFRMKIYERENFGGQSYELMDDCDNIMDRYRMNDCQSCNVMDGHWLMYEQPHYRGRMMYMRPGEYRSFRDMGMSGMRWMSMRRIMDSCY
- the LOC116051882 gene encoding gamma-crystallin M3-like isoform X1 yields the protein MTNTSMNMRGKIIFYEERNFQGRHYECMSDCSDMSSYMSRCQSCRVESGCFMVYDRPNYMGNQYFMKRGEYADYMSMMGMRDSIRSCRMIPMHRGQFRMKIYERENFGGQSYELMDDCDNIMDRYRMNDCQSCNVMDGHWLMYEQPHYRGRMMYMRPGEYRSFRDMGMSGMRWMSMRRIMDSCY